TATCGTCCACCAGAGCCTTACAAAGGCAAGGGTGTTCGCTATGATGACGAAGTAGTACGCCGTAAAGAGGCTAAGAAGAAGTAGGTAACGCGATATGGATAAGAAAACATCTCGCTTACGTCGCGCGTTACGTGCACGTAAGAAGATCCAAGAGCTGGGCGTGAATCGTCTGGTTGTACATCGTACACCGCGTCACATTTATGCTCAGGTGATCAATCCTGAAGCTCAGGTGTTGGCAGTTGCTTCAACCGTGGAAAAAGCGGTTAAAGAGCTACTAAAGAGTACCGGTAACGTTGATGCGGCTAAAGCAGTAGGTAAAATTGTTGCTGAGCGTGCGATCGAGAAGGGCGTAGCAACAGTTGCGTTCGACCGTTCTGGTTTCAAGTATCATGGTCGTGTAGCTGCACTAGCAGATGCCGCTCGTGAAGCTGGCCTGAAGTTCTAAGGGGTTATAAAAATGGCTAAATTAGAAGCTCAGCAAAAAGACGATCTGCAAGAGAAATTGATTGCAGTTAATCGTGTTTCTAAAGTAGTTAAAGGCGGTCGTATCTTTAGCTTCACTGCACTAACAGTTGTGGGTGATGGTAATGGTAAGATCGGCTATGGCTATGGTAAAGCGCGTGAAGTTCCAGCTGCTATTCAAAAAGCAATGGAAAAAGCCCGTCGAAATATGGTAACCGTGGAGTTGAATGCAGGTACTTTGCATCACCCAGTTAAAGGTCGCCATACTGGTTCTAAAGTTTATATGCAACCAGCATCACAGGGTACCGGTATTATTGCCGGAGGCGCAATGCGTGCCGTATTGGAAGTAGCAGGCGTTCATAACGTTCTGTCAAAAGCATACGGTTCTACTAACCCGATCAACATCGTTCGCGCAACTGTCGATGCGTTGGTGCACATGAAGTCACCAGCTCAAATCGCAGCAAAACGTGGCCTGAATGTTGATGAAATTCGGGGGTAATGCACCATGGCTACTAAAACTTTAAAAGTCACACAGACTAAAAGCAGCATCGGTCGTTTACCAAAACACCGTGCAACCTTAACCGGTTTAGGCCTACGCCGTATTAATCACACTGTCGAAGTTGAAGATACTCCTTCAGTTCGCGGTATGATTAACAAGGTGTACTACATGGTTTCGGTGGAGGAATTAGGATAATGCGTCTAAATACTCTATCTCCAGCAGCAGGTTCTAAATCTGCTCCTAAGCGTGTAGGCCGTGGTATCGGTTCAGGTTTAGGTAAAACAGCGGGACGTGGCCATAAAGGTCAGAAGTCTCGTTCAGGCGGCGGTGTTCGCGTCGGTTTCGAAGGTGGTCAAATGCCACTTAAGATTCGTTTACCTAAGTTTGGCTTTACTTCGCGTCGCGCTTTGGTAACAGCTGAAGTTCGTTTACTCGAACTAGCAAAAGTTAACGGTGATGTTGTCGATTTGAATGCACTGAAAGATGCGAACGTTATTACTCGCAACATCCAGTTTGCGAAAATCGTTCTTTCAGGTACCATTGACCGCCCAGTGACTGTAAAAGGTCTTAAGGTAACCAAAGGTGCTCGTGCAGCTATTGAAGCTGCCGGTGGCAAGATCGAGGAATAATACGTCGATGGCAAAACCAGGACTTGATTTAAAAAGCGCGAAAGGCGGTTTATCTGAACTGAAAACTCGTCTTCTGTTCGTGATTGGTGCGATTATCGTCTTTAGAGCCGGTTCGTTCGTGCCAATTCCTGGTATTGACGCAGCTGTATTGGCAGAGCTCTTCGCTCAGCAAAAAGATACCATCCTTGGCATGTTTAACATGTTCTCGGGTGGTGCTTTAGAGCGTGCTTCTATCTTCGCATTAGGTATCATGCCGTATATTTCGGCATCGATCATAATGCAGTTGTTGACTGTTGTGCATCCCGCACTCGCTGAATTGAAAAAAGAAGGTGAGTCAGGTCGCAAGAAAATCAGTCAATACACTCGATATGGCACACTTGTGTTGGGTACGTTGCAATCTGTTGGTATTGCTACAGGGTTACCAAATCTCATGCCTGGCTTAGTTGCCAATCCTGGGTTAGGTTTTTATTTTGTAGCAGTTGTGAGTTTGGTTACAGGAACGATGTTCCTTATGTGGCTAGGTGAGCAAATTACCGAGCGTGGTATAGGTAACGGTATCTCGATATTGATTTTCGCAGGTATTGTTGCTGGTCTACCATCGGCCATCGGCTCTACAGCCGAGCAGGCGCGTCAAGGTGACATGAATGTATTAGTACTACTGTTGCTCGCTGTTATTGTATTTGCTGTAACTTATTTAGTGGTATTTGTGGAACGTGGTCAACGTCGTATCGTCGTTAACTACGCTAAGCGCCAGCAGGGCCGAAAGGTTTTTGCAGCGCAAAGCACACATTTACCATTAAAAATTAATATGGCAGGTGTGATTCCACCAATTTTTGCATCCAGTATTATTTTGTTTCCAGGCACACTGGCTCAGTGGTTTGGTCAAAATGAGTCTATGTCATGGTTAAGCGATTTTGCTTTAGCTGTGTCACCAGGACAACCGCTGTATTCATTATTGTATGCGACAGCAATTATCTTTTTCTGTTTCTTCTATACTGCGTTGGTTTTTAATCCACGCGAAACAGCTGATAATTTGAAAAAGAGTGGTGCATTCATTCCTGGGATCCGTCCCGGAGAACAGACTTCGCGTTACATAGATAAAGTGATGACACGTTTAACCTTAGCGGGTGCGTTATATATTACCTTTATCTGCTTAATTCCGGAGTTCATGTTAATCGCGTGGAAAGTACAGTTCTATTTTGGCGGTACTTCACTACTAATTATAGTAGTCGTGATCATGGACTTCATGGCTCAGGTTCAGACCCATATGATGTCTCATCAGTATGAGTCTGTGATGAAGAAAGCTAATCTTGTTAACAAAGCGAACTTAGATCGTTTTGGTAAATAAGATTTGTTTTACGGAGTGATGAAATGAAAGTTCGAGCTTCCGTTAAGAAGATCTGCCGTAATTGCAAGATCGTCAAGCGTAGTGGTGTTGTTCGTGTTATTTGTATTGAACCTAAGCACAAACAGCGTCAAGGCTAGAAAGAAGTTTGGTCAGCTCAATAATGGGCTGACCAAAATATTGTTTGCAAATTTGTTGTCTGTCGAGTATCCTTTCGGGCTTTTCGCAGATAGCCTTTAACTTTAAGGAGTGCATAGTGGCCCGTATCGCTGGCATTAACATTCCTGATCAAAAGCATACAGTCATTGCGTTGACTGCTATCTTCGGCATTGGCCGTACACGTGCAAGAGCAATCTGCGCGTCTACAGCTATCGCTGAAACTGCTAAGATCAAGGAATTGAGCGAAGCTCAAATAGATATCCTACGCGAAGAAGTCGCCAAATACACCGTAGAAGGTGACTTGCGTCGTGAGATTTCAATGAACATCAAGCGTCTTATGGATCTTGGTTGTTATCGTGGTCTCCGCCATCGTCGTAGCCTGCCCCTTCGTGGGCAACGTACTAAGACCAATGCGCGTACGCGTAAAGGTCCACGTAAGCCAATAAGAAAGTAACGGGAAGGTAAACCAAAATGGCTAAAGTTCCGTCACGTTCTCCGCGTAAGCGCGTACGTAAACAGGTTGCAGATGGCATGGCTCATATCCACGCGTCTTTCAACAACACAATTGTCACCATTACAGATCGTCAAGGTAATGCGTTGTCATGGGCTACCTCAGGTGGTTCTGGTTTCCGTGGTTCACGTAAATCAACACCATTCGCTGCACAGGTTGCTGCTGAGCGTGCAGGTATTGCTGCTCAAGACTACGGTGTTAAAAACCTTGAAGTTTTCGTGAAGGGTCCTGGTCCAGGTCGTGAATCAGCCATTCGTGCGCTGAACGCTGTTGGTTATAAAATAACCAACATTACCGATGTGACACCTATCCCTCATAATGGCTGTCGTCCACCTAAAAAGCGTCGTGTATAACACTACGTTTATAGGATAGTTGGAGAAAGATCATGGCAAGATACTTGGGTCCTAAGCTCAAGCTCAGCCGCAGAGAAGGTACAGACCTTTTCTTAAAAAGCGGTGTGAGAGCAATCGAATCGAAGTGTAAGCTAGAAACTGCACCAGGACAACATGGCGCACGTAAGCCACGTTTGTCTGAGTACGGTATTCAGCTTCGCGAGAAACAAAAAGTTCGTCGTATTTATGGTGTGCTAGAAAAGCAGTTCCGTAACTACTACAAAGAAGCTGCACGTCTAAAAGGTAATACTGGTGAAAACCTATTGCAACTTTTAGAAGTCCGTCTAGATAACGTCGTTTATCGTATGGGTTTCGGTTCTACTCGTGCAGAATCACGTCAGCTAGTAAGCCATAAATCTGTTATGGTTAACGGTCGTGTTGTTAACATTCCGTCATTCAAAGTGTCTGCGAGTGATGTTGTAAGCATCCGTGAAAAGTCACGCACTCAAGCTCGTATTAAAGCGGCTTTAGAAGTGGCTTCTCAACGCGAAAAGCCTACATGGGTTGAAGTCGACAATGCGAAAATGGAAGGTGCTTTCAAGCGCGTTCCAGAACGTAGCGATTTGTCTGCGGATATTAACGAACAGCTGATCGTCGAGCTTTACTCTAAGTAAGGCTAACAAACAAGAGAGGACACAATGCAGGGTTCTGTTACAGAATTTCTTAAACCGCGTCTCGTTGATATTGAGCAGGTTAATTCAACTCGCGCCAAAGTTACACTAGAGCCACTAGAACGTGGTTTTGGCCATACCTTAGGTAACGCGTTGCGTCGAATCCTATTGTCGTCTATGCCTGGCTGTGCAGTTACTGAAGTCGAAATTGACGGCGTACTGCATGAATACAGCAGTAAGGAAGGCGTACAAGAAGATATCCTTGAGATATTGCTTAACCTTAAAGGATTAGCAGTGACCATCGAGGGTAAAGACGAGGCTTTGCTTACATTAAGCAAGTCCGGCACAGGCCCTGTTACAGCAGCAGATATCACGCATGATGGTGATGTTACCATCGTGAATCCTGATCATGTTATCTGTCACTTGACTGGTAACAATGACATCAGCATGCGTATCCGTGTTGAGCGTGGTCGTGGTTATGTGCCTGCTTCGGCTCGTGCACAGACTGAAGACGATGATCGCCCAATCGGTCGCTTGTTGGTTGATGCTTCATTCTCGCCTGTAGCTCGCATTGCTTATAATGTCGAAGCTGCTCGTGTAGAACAACGTACTGACTTAGACAAACTTGTGATAGATATGACCACAAACGGTACTATCGATCCTGAGGAAGCCATTCGTCGTTCAGCAACAATTTTAGCAGAACAGCTAGATGCGTTTGTTGAATTACGTGATGTGACTGAGCAGGCTGTTGTAGAAGAGAAACCGGAGTTCGATCCGATTTTGCTGCGTCCTGTCGACGATTTAGAGCTAACTGTACGTTCGGCTAACTGTTTAAAAGCCGAAGCGATTCATTACATCGGAGATCTGGTACAACGCACTGAAGTTGAGTTGCTTAAAACCCCTAACTTAGGTAAGAAATCTCTTACTGAAATTAAGGATGTTTTAGCGTCTCGCGGACTGTCGTTAGGTATGCGTCTAGAAAACTGGCCACCGGCTAGTTTAGTAGATGACCTATAAGTCTCAGTTTAGTACAGATTTAGGTTATAAGGATTAGGTCATGCGCCATCGTAAGAGTGGTCGTCAACTAAACCGCAACAGCAGTCATCGTCAAGCTATGTTTCGTAACATGGCTTGTTCAATAGTTCGTCATGAGATAATCAAGACAACTGTTGCTAAAGCGAAAGAACTGCGTCGCGTTGTTGAACCTCTAATAACACTTGCTAAAGTTGACAGCGTTGCAAATCGCCGTTTAGCTTTCGCTCGTACCCGCGACGCTGAAGTTGTAGGTAAGTTATTTACTGAATTGGGTCCACGCTTCCAGGAACGTCCTGGTGGTTACACTCGTATTCTTAAGTGCGGTCTACGTACCGGTGATAAAGCCCCAATGGCTTACATCGAGTTAGTAGGTCGTCCTGAAGCTGCTGAAGCTGTTGAAGTAGAAGCTGCTGAGTAATTAGTTACTCACCGAAAAACCGAGCATCTGCTCGGTTTTTTTTATCTTTTTTAATTTTATTTAATTAAGTATTACTCTAATTAGAGAGTCACTTTCGTTGTTTAAGTCCTTAATCTGTAGCCTTTTCTAGTGACATAATGCCAGTATGTATTAAATTTAATAGGCATTTTCCTTTCGGTCATTCAATTCTCTGAAAAACTTCGCACCTTCGAGGTCGTTAGATATCAACATCAAAACAAAACGTCTTAATGCACATTACATGCTAACTATTGTTTCTGTTGGGTGCCACAACGTGTTCCAGCCATCCTTTAACTATTCATTAGCGTACTATCAATTAATTGTTAAAGATTGCTCAATGCTCACTTAGACTTAAATGGCGTGAAAATTATTATGATTGCTAAACGATCCAATAATCTGTTGAACATATAACTATACTCCCTATTAACATAGAATAATTTAATCGTCTCCATTTGGTTGGATGATTCACTGGCCAGACATTCAGCTATGTTTAGGCTGTCGTTTACATTTATATCACATAATAAAAAATATCAACTCAAGCTGTTTAGCTGCCGTTATGAGAAATAAAAATTCTTACTAACTCAAGTAGAGTCTAAAACATTCTTTTCTAAAACGATCCTTATTTGTACTCCTTTAATCCTGTTGATATTAGCTTCAATGCGAGGATCTCTTTAACATCAAAATACAATGACTAAGTCATAGGGATAGATATTGCTTCGATCTACATTGGTATAGTAATCATCAT
This region of Shewanella livingstonensis genomic DNA includes:
- the rplR gene encoding 50S ribosomal protein L18, with amino-acid sequence MDKKTSRLRRALRARKKIQELGVNRLVVHRTPRHIYAQVINPEAQVLAVASTVEKAVKELLKSTGNVDAAKAVGKIVAERAIEKGVATVAFDRSGFKYHGRVAALADAAREAGLKF
- the rpsE gene encoding 30S ribosomal protein S5 — protein: MAKLEAQQKDDLQEKLIAVNRVSKVVKGGRIFSFTALTVVGDGNGKIGYGYGKAREVPAAIQKAMEKARRNMVTVELNAGTLHHPVKGRHTGSKVYMQPASQGTGIIAGGAMRAVLEVAGVHNVLSKAYGSTNPINIVRATVDALVHMKSPAQIAAKRGLNVDEIRG
- the rpmD gene encoding 50S ribosomal protein L30, whose amino-acid sequence is MATKTLKVTQTKSSIGRLPKHRATLTGLGLRRINHTVEVEDTPSVRGMINKVYYMVSVEELG
- the rplO gene encoding 50S ribosomal protein L15 — its product is MRLNTLSPAAGSKSAPKRVGRGIGSGLGKTAGRGHKGQKSRSGGGVRVGFEGGQMPLKIRLPKFGFTSRRALVTAEVRLLELAKVNGDVVDLNALKDANVITRNIQFAKIVLSGTIDRPVTVKGLKVTKGARAAIEAAGGKIEE
- the secY gene encoding preprotein translocase subunit SecY, encoding MAKPGLDLKSAKGGLSELKTRLLFVIGAIIVFRAGSFVPIPGIDAAVLAELFAQQKDTILGMFNMFSGGALERASIFALGIMPYISASIIMQLLTVVHPALAELKKEGESGRKKISQYTRYGTLVLGTLQSVGIATGLPNLMPGLVANPGLGFYFVAVVSLVTGTMFLMWLGEQITERGIGNGISILIFAGIVAGLPSAIGSTAEQARQGDMNVLVLLLLAVIVFAVTYLVVFVERGQRRIVVNYAKRQQGRKVFAAQSTHLPLKINMAGVIPPIFASSIILFPGTLAQWFGQNESMSWLSDFALAVSPGQPLYSLLYATAIIFFCFFYTALVFNPRETADNLKKSGAFIPGIRPGEQTSRYIDKVMTRLTLAGALYITFICLIPEFMLIAWKVQFYFGGTSLLIIVVVIMDFMAQVQTHMMSHQYESVMKKANLVNKANLDRFGK
- the rpmJ gene encoding 50S ribosomal protein L36, which gives rise to MKVRASVKKICRNCKIVKRSGVVRVICIEPKHKQRQG
- the rpsM gene encoding 30S ribosomal protein S13 gives rise to the protein MARIAGINIPDQKHTVIALTAIFGIGRTRARAICASTAIAETAKIKELSEAQIDILREEVAKYTVEGDLRREISMNIKRLMDLGCYRGLRHRRSLPLRGQRTKTNARTRKGPRKPIRK
- the rpsK gene encoding 30S ribosomal protein S11; the encoded protein is MAKVPSRSPRKRVRKQVADGMAHIHASFNNTIVTITDRQGNALSWATSGGSGFRGSRKSTPFAAQVAAERAGIAAQDYGVKNLEVFVKGPGPGRESAIRALNAVGYKITNITDVTPIPHNGCRPPKKRRV
- the rpsD gene encoding 30S ribosomal protein S4; protein product: MARYLGPKLKLSRREGTDLFLKSGVRAIESKCKLETAPGQHGARKPRLSEYGIQLREKQKVRRIYGVLEKQFRNYYKEAARLKGNTGENLLQLLEVRLDNVVYRMGFGSTRAESRQLVSHKSVMVNGRVVNIPSFKVSASDVVSIREKSRTQARIKAALEVASQREKPTWVEVDNAKMEGAFKRVPERSDLSADINEQLIVELYSK
- a CDS encoding DNA-directed RNA polymerase subunit alpha, which encodes MQGSVTEFLKPRLVDIEQVNSTRAKVTLEPLERGFGHTLGNALRRILLSSMPGCAVTEVEIDGVLHEYSSKEGVQEDILEILLNLKGLAVTIEGKDEALLTLSKSGTGPVTAADITHDGDVTIVNPDHVICHLTGNNDISMRIRVERGRGYVPASARAQTEDDDRPIGRLLVDASFSPVARIAYNVEAARVEQRTDLDKLVIDMTTNGTIDPEEAIRRSATILAEQLDAFVELRDVTEQAVVEEKPEFDPILLRPVDDLELTVRSANCLKAEAIHYIGDLVQRTEVELLKTPNLGKKSLTEIKDVLASRGLSLGMRLENWPPASLVDDL
- the rplQ gene encoding 50S ribosomal protein L17, translated to MRHRKSGRQLNRNSSHRQAMFRNMACSIVRHEIIKTTVAKAKELRRVVEPLITLAKVDSVANRRLAFARTRDAEVVGKLFTELGPRFQERPGGYTRILKCGLRTGDKAPMAYIELVGRPEAAEAVEVEAAE